The following proteins are co-located in the Vicugna pacos chromosome 3, VicPac4, whole genome shotgun sequence genome:
- the LOC140690332 gene encoding olfactory receptor 2C3-like has product MVEVASGSSPEVFVLLGFSERPSLEPVVFVIVSGIYVVSVLGNSTIILLSCMDVHLHTPVYFFLVNLSFLDISFTTSIVPQLLVNLWGPQKTIRYGGCVAQFYISHWLGATECILLAVMSYDRYAAICRPLHYTVVMHP; this is encoded by the coding sequence ATGGTGGAAGTAGCCAGTGGGAGTTCTCCAGAAGTCTTTGTGCTTCTGGGCTTCTCTGAACGACCCTCTCTAGAACCTGTCGTTTTTGTCATTGTCTCAGGGATTTATGTGGTGTCCGTCTTGGGCAACAGCACCATCATTCTGCTTTCCTGTATGGATGTGCACCTCCACACCCCTGTGTACTTCTTTCTTGTCAACCTTTCCTTCCTGGACATTAGCTTCACCACGAGCATCGTCCCACAACTCCTGGTCAACCTCTGGGGTCCACAGAAGACCATCCGCTATGGAGGCTGTGTGGCCCAGTTCTATATCTCCCACTGGTTGGGGGCGACTGAATGTATCCTCCTGGCAGTCATGTCTTACGATCGCTACGCTGCCATCTGCAGGCCACTCCACTACACTGTCGTCATGCATCCATAG